In candidate division KSB1 bacterium, the sequence TGACGGTGCCCGTTATCGCGGCGCTGGCTGAAATCGGCGAGCCGGTTCATATCGTCCAAATTGACGCGCATCCCGATCTTTATCCGGAGTTCGAAGGCAACCGCGATTCACATGCCTGCACGATCACCCGCGCGCTGGAAATGCGCCACGTCGCCTCGGTCACACAGCTCGGTGTGCGCACGCTCAACGCCGCGCAAATGCCGCAGCTTGAGCGTTATCATGATCGCCTGAATATTTTTTTCGCGCGCGATTTGCTTGGCGAATTGCCGATGCTTTCTCATATTCCAAACGGCGCGCCAGTTTATCTCACCGTCGACCTCGATGGTTTTGATCCTGCATACGCGCCTGGCGTGTCGCATCCGGTTCCCGGCGGTTTGACGCCGAGACAAGTGCTCACGTTCATGCAAAAGGCGCATTGGAAATTGGTTGGAATGGATGCGGTTGAAGTCAATCCGGATTTGGATGTCAACGATCAGACGGCGATACTTGCAGCGAGGCTGTTGCATGAAGGGATGGGATATGCGGCTCGGCAGGTTTTATTGTAAATTTAAAATTGCAAATTTTCAATTGAAAATTTAAATGAAAGGAGGAAGACATGGATGCCTGCCGCAAATTATGTTGGTGGCTTTTTTCTGTTGTGTTATTTCCGATTGTTGTGCACGCGCAAGACACCATCCGTTTCACCCCCAAAATCGGCTACCAGGCCTTCAAAGTGCGCGAACCGGTGTTGCGCATGAAACCCGGCCAAGTGCTTGTCAGCGAAACATTGATGGGCGGTTATTATACTGAAGAAGGCGGGGCGTGGCCCGGCGAGGTCGGGCCGATTTACATCGAAGGCGCCACCCCGAAAGATCAGCTCATCATCAAGCTGCTGAGGGTGCGGCCCAATCGTGATCTGGCGCCAGCGCGTGTCAATCCCAACTTCGGCGGCTTGGCGAGTGACGTGCGCGTACGGATGCTGAATCCGCCGATACCGGATATTCGTTTTCTCTGGCGGTTGGATCGCCAGCGCAACCTCGGCGTGCTCGAATTGCCCAAAAGCCGTCTCAAGAAAATCGAAGCGCCGCTCGCGCCGATGCTCGGCCGCGTCGCCGTCGCGCCGAAAAACGAAGAGTCATTCCCCGGACTCTGGCCCGGCGATTTTGACGGCAACATGGACGCGCCGGAAATTCGCGAAGGCGTCACCGTCTACCTGCCGATCTTTCACGAGGGCGCGTATTTTTATTTCGGCGACGGCCACGCGCTGCAAGGCCACGGCGAGATCGCCGGCACCGGCTTGGAAGCGACGATGGACGTGATCCTGCAATTCGACCTCATCAAGAACAAACCCATCGACTGGCCGCGCATCGAAGACGAGAGCTACATCATGGTCGCCGGCAGCGGCCGCCCGCTCATTGATGCCTTTCGTCTGGCGCACATCGAGCTGATCGAATGGCTGGAACAGGATTATGGCTTTGATCGCTGGGAAGCGTATCAGGTGCTCTCGCAAGTCGGCACGAGCACCGTCGCTAATATTGTGGATCCGCAATACACGGTGGTGGCGAAATTTCCGAAGAAATTTTTGCCACAACCAGAAGCCCAATCTCTTTTCGGCACGCCGCTTTATCCCATCGAAATGGCTTTGGCAGAAAAAGCGAAGTTGGATTCCAACCTCGCTGTTGCAAAAGCCAACTACGATAAAAACCCCAATGATTCTGAAAACATCATTTGGCTCGGACGACGTCTCGCCTATTTGTGGCGCTACCGCGACGCGATTGACGTTTACTCCAAAGGCATCGCATTGCATCCGAACAACGCCAAGCTCTATCGCCATCGCGGCCATCGCTACATCACGCTGCGCGAGTTCGACAAAGCCATTGCCGATCTCGAAAAGGCCGTCAAGCTCATTCGCGGTGTGCCGGATGAGATCGAGCCGGACGGCGCGCCGAACCAGTACAACATTCCGACCAGTACGTCGCATTCGAATATCTGGTATCATCTCGGCCTTGCTTATTATCTCAAAGGCGATTTCAAAAACGCGCTGCGCTGTTATCTTGAGTGCATGAAATTTTCCAAAATCAACGATGACATGCTCTGCGCCACGAGCGATTGGCTCTACATGACGTATCGCCGCCTCGGACGAGTTGATGACGCAAAAAAAGTTCTCGAGCCGATTCATGGCGACATGAAAATTCTCGAAAACTTTTCGTATCATAAACGCTTGCTGATGTACAAAGGTGTGATCGCGCCGGATTCTTTGCTGGATACCAAAAATGCAACCGACCTCGACATTGCCACGCAGGGCTACGGCGTGGGGAATTGGTATTTTTACAACGGGCAGATGGAAAAGGCGCGAGAAATTTTTGTGAAAGTGCTCAAAGGGAAATACTGGGCGGCGTTTGGTTATATTGCGGCGGAGGCGGAGTTGAAGAGAATGCAAAAAAGATAAAAGGATAAAAAGAAAAATTGAAGAAGGACGATCGGCTTAAAAATTATGCTGGCACGGTCTCGAGTGCGTACACTTCATCCGTGCTCAACGCAGTGGCCGCATCCGCGATAGCGGCTTGAATATCTTCGCGCCTTAATCTGGGATAATCAGACAGAATTTCGTCGAATGAAACGTTTTGGGATAATTTTTTCAAAATGATCTCAACCGCGATCCGTGTGCCTTTGATGACTGGCTTGCCCAGCATGACTTGCAGATTTATCTCAATGCGGTCCAAAAATGAATTTGCCATGTAAAATTCCTTTTCTTGCTTCAGGGCAACACGCCTTTGACTCTGAAGCGGCTCTCAATTTCAGCCAGCACTTCGTCAATCGAAACACGAGGATTTTCATGCAGGGCGCCACCTTCGTGTCGATGATGAGGACAAGAGGCAAGGTGAGGATGATGTGGGGCATTGTCCCACCTGATGATCAGTTGATTCTGGGCATCTTGCCAGTGTTAGGAGTATTTGTTCTTTCCGGTGATAGACGATTCGTTGACGTGAAGGGTCGAACCATCGATTAACTCTGCACGGCATTTCAAGTGTTTTACCGTGGCTTCGTTAATCAGATCGATAACCTGCACCTGCTTTACCGCAGGACTGCGCCGCAAAGCATTGACTATTGAAGTGCACCCCTAAACTTGGACACTCCTGCTAATGAACAATTCAGGTGTTATCTTGTCCAAGTCAAAAGGAGCGCACGTATGTCAAAACCAAAACGTCATTTTTCAGCAGAGTTCAAAGCCAAAGTTATTTTAGAGGTGATCAGCGGCGCCAAGCCAGCGGCAGAGGTTTGTCGAGAGCATAATATCAAGCCTCAGCTCCTGAGCCAGTGGAAAAGTTATTTTTTAGAAAACGCCGTTCACCTTTTTGACGGCGCGGAGCGCCGCAGCGAAGCGCAGGCGCGCGTCGAAGAGCTCGAGCGGGTGCTCGGGCAAAAAACCCTGGAAGTCGAAATTTTAAAAAAAGCCTCGAACATCTTGCCATCGCCTCTGAGCGGAAGCGGGAGGTCGTTATGAAGTTGGCTCAAGAATATCCCGCCGAGACGGTTTGCCAGGCACTGAGGTTTCCACGTAGCAGCTTTTATTATCAGGCGCTGGCGTTGGATGAACAAGCGCTCGAAAAGGCTATTGACGAGCTGGCAGCGGCTTGGCCGACATACGGCTATCGCCGGATCACCGGCCTGTTCCATCCAATCCTGGAAGCAAGACTATGGTCAAGTTTGGCATTTTGATAATGTTTCCACAATTGCCCCATAAAACTCTTTTTGTTTCAAAGACACATAAAATTCGCATTAGCTTTTTTAGAGAAGCGCTTAACTACCAATGAAATGACAAATGCCCATAAAAAGCTATTTGAAAAAACAACATAAGTGAATGGGTCGGCCCATAGCTCGTCAGACTTTTCTATAGTGGCGCCAGGAAATAACAAGTTAAAAAGTATCAAAAGAGGAAATTTAATTATCCATGTAATCACTTTCATCCAAAGTGGATTTCCCCCCAGGG encodes:
- the speB gene encoding agmatinase, producing MPIEQAVVPFVGCFAAGPEKQDTATLVFAGLPDDSQSSFRRGSAHGPRRIRSAYDGNCYHATTEAGVDLTSMVADLGDVPSQNSWNSTARSYQELAAKLFRSGKIPFFAGGDHAVTVPVIAALAEIGEPVHIVQIDAHPDLYPEFEGNRDSHACTITRALEMRHVASVTQLGVRTLNAAQMPQLERYHDRLNIFFARDLLGELPMLSHIPNGAPVYLTVDLDGFDPAYAPGVSHPVPGGLTPRQVLTFMQKAHWKLVGMDAVEVNPDLDVNDQTAILAARLLHEGMGYAARQVLL
- a CDS encoding acetamidase/formamidase family protein; amino-acid sequence: MDACRKLCWWLFSVVLFPIVVHAQDTIRFTPKIGYQAFKVREPVLRMKPGQVLVSETLMGGYYTEEGGAWPGEVGPIYIEGATPKDQLIIKLLRVRPNRDLAPARVNPNFGGLASDVRVRMLNPPIPDIRFLWRLDRQRNLGVLELPKSRLKKIEAPLAPMLGRVAVAPKNEESFPGLWPGDFDGNMDAPEIREGVTVYLPIFHEGAYFYFGDGHALQGHGEIAGTGLEATMDVILQFDLIKNKPIDWPRIEDESYIMVAGSGRPLIDAFRLAHIELIEWLEQDYGFDRWEAYQVLSQVGTSTVANIVDPQYTVVAKFPKKFLPQPEAQSLFGTPLYPIEMALAEKAKLDSNLAVAKANYDKNPNDSENIIWLGRRLAYLWRYRDAIDVYSKGIALHPNNAKLYRHRGHRYITLREFDKAIADLEKAVKLIRGVPDEIEPDGAPNQYNIPTSTSHSNIWYHLGLAYYLKGDFKNALRCYLECMKFSKINDDMLCATSDWLYMTYRRLGRVDDAKKVLEPIHGDMKILENFSYHKRLLMYKGVIAPDSLLDTKNATDLDIATQGYGVGNWYFYNGQMEKAREIFVKVLKGKYWAAFGYIAAEAELKRMQKR
- a CDS encoding DUF433 domain-containing protein; the protein is MANSFLDRIEINLQVMLGKPVIKGTRIAVEIILKKLSQNVSFDEILSDYPRLRREDIQAAIADAATALSTDEVYALETVPA
- a CDS encoding transposase; its protein translation is MSKPKRHFSAEFKAKVILEVISGAKPAAEVCREHNIKPQLLSQWKSYFLENAVHLFDGAERRSEAQARVEELERVLGQKTLEVEILKKASNILPSPLSGSGRSL